ACCATCCCGCCCCCCAGAGACGAGCGCCTGCAGGACGGGACGGGCGATGCCCGCCGCGTGCGCCCCGAGCGTGATGGCCTTGGCCACGTCGACGCCGCTCGAAACACCACCCGTCGCGATGATGGTCTTGAACCGCGGCCGCGCCTCGCGGGTGATCAGCACCGAGGCCGCCGTCGGCACGCCCCAGTCCCGGAGCAGCACGCCGAGCGATCGCTCCTGCCCCACGGCGCGCGCCGTCTCCACCGCGACCCAGCTCGTGCCTCCCGCGCCCGAAACGTCGACGTGCCGCACGCCCGCCTTCGCCAGCTTCTTCGCCGCGCGCGGCCCGATCCCGCAGCCCGTCTCCTTCGCCACGACCGGCACAGGCAGCTCCGCGACGAGCCGCTCGAACGCCCCGAGCACGCCCGAGAAATCACGATCCCCGCCCGGCTGCACGATCTCCTGCGCCGGGTTCAGGTGCACGCAGAGCGCGTCGGCGCCCACGGCCTCCACGAGCTCCGCGAGCGCCGCCGTCTCGAGGCTCTTGGCCTGCACGCCGCCGATGTTGCCGAGCACGAGCGTCGTCGGCGCGACGTCACGCACCACGTACGTCTCGCGGGGCTCGCCCTTCAGGATCGCGCGCTGGCTGCCGAGACCGAAGCCGTACCCGCGCTCCTCCGCGATCCGCGCGAGCTCGCGGTTGATGCCACGCGCGCGCTCGGTGCCCCCCGTCATCGCCGCGATCACGAGCGGCGCGCGGAGCTTCTTGCCGAGCAGCTCGACCGACGTGTCGACGTCGTCGAGCACGAGCTCGGGCAGCGCGTCATGAACGAGCTCGACGCCCTCGAACAGCGTCGTCTTCGCCTTGAAGCCCACGTCGCCCGTGGCGCAGAGGTCGATGTGGTCGGCCTTGCGCGCGGCGATCGGCGAGCCTCGAGGCGGGAGTGTCTGGGGTTCGGTCATTCGATCCGTCCGCCCCCTC
This DNA window, taken from Polyangium spumosum, encodes the following:
- the fni gene encoding type 2 isopentenyl-diphosphate Delta-isomerase, translated to MTEPQTLPPRGSPIAARKADHIDLCATGDVGFKAKTTLFEGVELVHDALPELVLDDVDTSVELLGKKLRAPLVIAAMTGGTERARGINRELARIAEERGYGFGLGSQRAILKGEPRETYVVRDVAPTTLVLGNIGGVQAKSLETAALAELVEAVGADALCVHLNPAQEIVQPGGDRDFSGVLGAFERLVAELPVPVVAKETGCGIGPRAAKKLAKAGVRHVDVSGAGGTSWVAVETARAVGQERSLGVLLRDWGVPTAASVLITREARPRFKTIIATGGVSSGVDVAKAITLGAHAAGIARPVLQALVSGGRDGALAFLDKVEAELRAVMLLVGARDVRALRRVTAMLSPDLERWAALASGSRKK